The following coding sequences lie in one Oncorhynchus kisutch isolate 150728-3 linkage group LG3, Okis_V2, whole genome shotgun sequence genomic window:
- the rplp2b gene encoding large ribosomal subunit protein P2, whose protein sequence is MRYVAAYLLSALGGNASPQAADIKKILESVGIEADNTRMEKVVTELGGKNVEEVIAQGYGKLASMPAGGAVAVASSGGAAAAGAAAPTAAEEKKEEKEESEEGSDDDMGFGLFD, encoded by the exons ATGCGTTACGTTGCTGCATACCTGCTCTCTGCCCTTGGTGGTAATGCCAGCCCACAGGCTGCTGACATAAAGAAGATCCTGGAAAGTGTTGGCATTGAGGCTGACAACACACGCATGGAGAAA GTTGTCACTGAACTTGGTGGCAAAAATGTGGAAGAGGTGATTGCCCAAG GCTATGGTAAACTGGCCAGTATGCCAGCAGGTGGTGCTGTGGCAGTGGCCAGCTCAGGtggagctgctgctgctggggcagCTGCCCCCACTGCAG CtgaggagaagaaggaagagaaggaggagtctGAAGAGGGTTCTGATGACGACATGGGATTCGGCCTGTTCGACTAA
- the LOC109888427 gene encoding serum amyloid A-5 protein-like: MKLLLAGLVLTLVVGAQAQWYRFPGEAARGARDMWRAYGDMKDANWKNSDKYFHARGNYDAARRGPGGRWAAAVISNGREMVQGSSGRGHEDSAADQEANRWGRNGGDPNRFRPQGLPKNY; the protein is encoded by the exons ATGAAGCTGCTTCTAGCTGGACTTGTTCTGACCCTCGTTGTAGGAGCTCAAGCTCAGTGGTACCGCTTCCCTGGTGAAGCTGCTCGAG GTGCTAGAGACATGTGGCGTGCATATGGCGACATGAAGGACGCCAACTGGAAAAACTCAGACAAGTACTTTCACGCTCGGGGCAACTATGATGCTgccaggagaggaccagggggcAGGTGGGCAGCAGCAGTCATCAG TAATGGCCGGGAGATGGTTCAGGGTTCCAGTGGTCGAGGACACGAGGACTCAGCAGCTGACCAGGAGGCTAACCGCTGGGGACGTAATGGAGGGGACCCCAACCGATTCAGACCCCAAGGACTCCCCAAGAACTACTGA
- the LOC109888425 gene encoding ferritin, heavy subunit yields MPPVRQNFHQDCEAAINRQINLELYASYVYLSMAYYFDRDDQALHNFAKFFKNQSHEEREHAEKLMKVQNQRGGRIFLQDVKKPEKDEWGSGVEALESALQLEKSVNQSLLDLHKVCSDHNDPHMCDFIETHYLDEQVKSIKELGDWVTNLRRMGAPQNGMAEYLFDKHTLGKEST; encoded by the exons ATGCCTCCAGTGAGACAGAACTTCCATCAGGACTGTGAGGCTGCCATCAACCGGCAGATCAACCTGGAGCTGTACGCTTCCTATGTTTATCTGTCCATG gcGTATTACTTCGATCGTGATGACCAGGCCCTGCACAACTTTGCTAAGTTTTTCAAGAACCAGTCCCACGAAGAACGTGAGCACGCTGAGAAGCTGATGAAAGTTCAGAACCAGAGGGGAGGGAGAATCTTCCTGCAGGACGTCAAG AAACCAGAGAAGGATGAGTGGGGTAGCGGTGTGGAGGCCCTTGAGAGTGCCCTGCAGCTGGAGAAGAGTGTAAACCAGTCCCTGCTGGACCTGCACAAGGTCTGCTCTGATCACAACGACCCACAC ATGTGTGACTTCATTGAGACACACTACCTGGACGAGCAGGTGAAGTCCATAAAGGAGCTGGGTGACTGGGTGACCAACCTCCGCCGGATGGGTGCCCCCCAGAACGGCATGGCCGAGTACCTGTTTGACAAACACACTTTGGGCAAAGAGAGCACATAG